The Armatimonadota bacterium genome includes a window with the following:
- the serA gene encoding D-3-phosphoglycerate dehydrogenase — protein sequence MAKILVSDPIAAEGVKILEQCGEVDVKTGLSKEELISIIGEYDALAVRSETKVTADVIEAAKKLKIIGRAGVGVDNIDVPTATRHGILVVNSPGGNTIAAAELTMALMLAMARNIPAAVVSLKNGEWKRKQFTGVELYKKVLGIIGLGKIGREVARRALGFEMEVLAYDPFQSAETAARAGIRLVELDELISKSDFITLHLPKNPQTAGMISDDQFARMKDGVRIVNCARGGIIDEMALVRALESGKVAAAAVDVFEQEPPPADHPLLSMKQVVATPHLGASTEEAQVNVAIDVAEQIVDVLSGKPARSAVNMPALSLEDLGIVEPYMRLAQAMGTLASCITDGAARSVEITYYGSIAESDVGPVTRAALVGFLQPFCTENVNYVNAPMLAESRGIKVTEAKAGAHEEYQDLMTIRFVTDTEERRLSGTVFGKSDIRITQIDGFGIDVVPQGIVIFSSHVDKPGIIGKFGAVLGKAGINIAGMHLGREARGKQAVMILSVDDPVPPEVVKELASLEGIERLRVVEF from the coding sequence ATGGCAAAGATCCTTGTGAGCGACCCGATCGCTGCTGAAGGAGTCAAGATCCTTGAGCAGTGCGGTGAAGTGGACGTCAAGACCGGTCTCAGCAAGGAGGAGCTCATCTCCATCATCGGAGAGTATGACGCTTTGGCGGTGCGCAGCGAGACGAAGGTCACGGCGGATGTCATCGAAGCCGCAAAAAAGCTGAAGATCATCGGGCGGGCCGGCGTGGGGGTGGATAACATTGACGTCCCCACCGCCACAAGGCACGGCATCCTTGTCGTGAACTCTCCCGGGGGAAACACCATCGCGGCGGCCGAACTGACCATGGCGCTGATGCTTGCGATGGCGCGCAACATCCCCGCTGCCGTCGTCTCCCTGAAGAATGGGGAATGGAAACGCAAGCAGTTCACCGGGGTGGAACTCTACAAGAAAGTGTTGGGGATCATCGGGCTGGGCAAGATCGGACGAGAGGTCGCCCGGCGTGCTCTCGGCTTCGAGATGGAGGTTCTGGCTTACGATCCCTTCCAGTCGGCGGAGACGGCTGCTCGGGCCGGTATCCGGCTGGTGGAGCTCGATGAGCTGATCAGCAAGAGCGATTTCATCACCCTGCACCTTCCGAAGAATCCTCAGACTGCCGGAATGATCTCGGATGATCAGTTTGCCCGGATGAAGGACGGTGTGCGCATCGTCAACTGCGCGCGGGGCGGCATTATCGACGAGATGGCGCTGGTCCGGGCGCTGGAGTCGGGCAAGGTGGCCGCGGCGGCCGTAGACGTGTTCGAGCAAGAGCCGCCTCCCGCGGATCATCCCCTCCTGTCGATGAAGCAGGTGGTGGCCACTCCCCATCTTGGCGCTTCAACCGAGGAGGCGCAGGTCAACGTGGCTATTGACGTTGCGGAGCAGATCGTGGACGTGCTGTCCGGGAAGCCCGCTCGCAGCGCGGTGAACATGCCGGCTCTCAGCCTGGAGGATCTGGGGATCGTGGAGCCGTATATGAGGCTCGCACAGGCGATGGGCACGCTGGCAAGCTGCATTACCGACGGCGCGGCGCGTTCCGTGGAGATCACCTACTATGGCTCCATCGCCGAATCCGACGTCGGTCCGGTGACCAGGGCTGCCTTGGTGGGCTTCCTTCAGCCGTTTTGCACGGAGAACGTCAACTACGTGAACGCTCCGATGCTGGCAGAAAGCCGGGGCATCAAGGTGACCGAAGCAAAGGCCGGGGCTCATGAGGAATATCAGGACCTTATGACCATTCGGTTTGTTACGGACACCGAAGAGCGCAGGCTGAGCGGGACGGTGTTCGGCAAAAGCGATATTCGGATCACACAGATAGACGGCTTCGGAATAGATGTGGTCCCCCAGGGGATTGTTATCTTCTCCTCTCACGTGGACAAGCCTGGCATCATTGGCAAGTTCGGCGCAGTGCTCGGGAAAGCCGGCATCAATATTGCTGGAATGCATCTTGGGCGCGAGGCGCGTGGGAAGCAGGCTGTGATGATCCTCTCCGTGGATGATCCTGTCCCACCGGAGGTGGTGAAGGAGCTGGCTTCTCTCGAAGGCATCGAACGCCTGCGCGTTGTGGAGTTCTAG
- a CDS encoding MBL fold metallo-hydrolase translates to MRLRALFLGTGTSHGVPMIGCRCQVCTSDDPRDHRNRPGLLLRTEDLSLLVDAPTELRLACIRYGVDRVDAVLFTHHHADHIFGLDDIRRFNVERDGPIECYGTRETLREIRKTFRYAFGTRHYGGGLPVLRLIPVDGRFRVGDLEFLTLPVWHGPTPVTGFRTGGFAYLTDVKTIPQETLPLLQGLDTLVLGVLRWREHPTHLSVSEALDLLDIIRPGRTYFTHIAHDLGHRETEGRLPPGVRLAYDGLELEVDI, encoded by the coding sequence GTGAGGCTTCGCGCTCTGTTTCTGGGGACAGGGACGTCGCACGGCGTCCCGATGATCGGTTGCCGTTGCCAAGTGTGCACCTCGGATGATCCCCGCGACCACCGCAACCGGCCGGGACTTCTTTTGCGCACGGAGGATCTGAGTCTCCTGGTTGACGCCCCAACCGAACTGCGCCTGGCCTGTATCCGCTACGGAGTGGATCGGGTGGACGCGGTCCTTTTCACGCACCATCACGCCGACCACATCTTCGGGCTCGATGACATCCGGCGTTTCAACGTGGAGCGCGACGGCCCGATCGAGTGCTACGGGACGAGGGAGACCCTGCGCGAGATCCGCAAAACTTTTCGCTACGCTTTCGGCACGCGCCATTACGGGGGAGGGCTGCCAGTGCTCCGGCTGATTCCCGTGGATGGCAGGTTCCGCGTGGGCGATCTGGAGTTCCTCACCCTTCCGGTCTGGCACGGACCCACTCCGGTCACAGGCTTCCGCACTGGAGGTTTCGCTTATCTGACGGATGTCAAGACCATCCCGCAGGAGACTCTGCCTCTGTTGCAGGGGTTGGACACGCTTGTGCTGGGAGTGCTGCGCTGGAGGGAGCACCCCACCCATCTTTCTGTGTCGGAAGCGCTGGATCTTCTCGATATCATCCGGCCGGGCAGGACCTATTTCACGCATATCGCCCATGATCTGGGACATCGGGAGACCGAAGGGCGCTTGCCACCAGGTGTCCGTCTGGCGTATGACGGGCTGGAACTGGAAGTGGATATCTAG
- the iscS gene encoding cysteine desulfurase IscS, translating into MSSAIYLDNHATTPLDPRVLEAMLPYLTEHFGNPSSNHLFGWVAREAVEKAREEVAALVNASPEEIIFTGGATESNNLALLGAARALASRGRHVVSYVTEHKAVLDPLQVLAREGFDVTLLPVERDGLHDLGLLESSLRPDTVLVSVMAANNEIGVLAPLEEIGALCEERGILLHTDAAQALGKIPLDVRRARVAMASFSAHKLYGPRGVGGLFVRRKPRVPLQPLIHGGGHERGLRSGTLNTPGIVGFGAACRIAAQEMASEMQRVRALRDRFLQAILERVPDAMLNGHPEQRLPGNLNLSFPGVEGESLLTHLGDVAVSSSSACTSSLRQPSHVLKALGLSDEMAYAALRFGVGRFNTEDDIVRAAEKVGDAVRALRELGRASASNN; encoded by the coding sequence ATGAGCTCCGCCATATATCTGGACAACCATGCCACCACCCCCCTGGACCCTCGTGTGCTGGAGGCGATGCTGCCATATCTCACGGAGCATTTCGGAAATCCTTCCAGCAATCATCTGTTCGGATGGGTTGCTAGGGAGGCGGTTGAAAAGGCCCGTGAGGAGGTGGCAGCGCTCGTGAATGCCTCTCCGGAGGAGATCATCTTCACCGGAGGGGCAACGGAGAGCAACAACCTGGCGCTGCTGGGTGCCGCACGGGCGCTTGCAAGCCGAGGACGGCACGTCGTCTCATACGTCACGGAGCACAAGGCGGTGCTGGATCCCCTCCAAGTCCTTGCCAGGGAAGGCTTCGACGTGACACTGCTGCCCGTGGAGCGCGACGGCCTCCACGATCTCGGCTTGCTCGAGAGTTCTCTGCGCCCGGATACCGTGCTGGTCAGTGTGATGGCCGCCAACAACGAGATCGGCGTGCTGGCGCCTCTGGAGGAGATCGGCGCGCTGTGCGAGGAGCGCGGCATTCTTTTGCACACCGATGCGGCGCAGGCTCTCGGCAAGATTCCCCTGGATGTCCGGAGGGCGCGTGTTGCAATGGCGTCGTTCTCCGCGCACAAACTGTATGGGCCGCGCGGGGTGGGGGGGCTCTTCGTTCGCCGGAAGCCGCGGGTGCCGTTGCAACCTCTCATTCACGGCGGTGGCCACGAGCGCGGCCTGCGCTCGGGCACTCTGAATACTCCGGGGATCGTAGGATTCGGGGCCGCCTGCCGCATCGCCGCACAGGAGATGGCCTCTGAGATGCAGCGCGTCCGCGCATTGCGTGACCGGTTCCTGCAGGCCATTCTGGAAAGAGTCCCGGACGCGATGCTGAACGGGCACCCGGAGCAACGCCTGCCGGGCAACCTGAATCTCAGCTTCCCCGGCGTAGAGGGGGAAAGCCTTCTGACGCATTTGGGGGACGTGGCCGTATCGTCCAGCTCGGCATGCACATCTTCTCTTCGTCAGCCATCGCATGTGTTGAAGGCCCTCGGCCTCTCGGACGAGATGGCTTATGCGGCGCTGCGCTTCGGCGTTGGGCGCTTCAACACTGAGGACGATATCGTCCGCGCGGCAGAGAAGGTGGGTGACGCTGTTCGCGCGCTCCGGGAACTGGGCCGCGCATCAGCCTCCAATAACTGA
- a CDS encoding aldo/keto reductase: MEYRKLGNSSLEVPAVIFGAWAIGGWAWGATNDASAEDAIRASLDAGANCIDTAPIYGCGHSEEVVGKALKGRRESAIIATKCGLRSDSAEGEFHFRATVQGMGDVEVYRNLRPDSIRLECERSLVRLQTDYIDLYQCHWPDSTTPLEDTMEALLDLRQQGKIREIGVSNFTPEMMRQCLAVGPIASDQPRYSLLDRSIEKDVLPYCRENGIGVIVYSPIAQGLLTGRVTPDREFPPGDLRASHPRFTPENRRKVLDALGQVRPIAESHGCTFGQLAIAWVVHQPGVTSAIAGARTADQARENAAAADIRLSPEELQQITRVFEGLELS; encoded by the coding sequence ATGGAGTATCGCAAGCTTGGCAACAGCAGTCTGGAGGTCCCGGCCGTGATCTTCGGCGCCTGGGCCATCGGAGGATGGGCGTGGGGGGCCACCAATGACGCCTCCGCGGAGGATGCTATCCGCGCCTCCTTGGACGCCGGGGCGAACTGCATAGATACCGCTCCCATCTACGGATGCGGACACAGCGAGGAGGTGGTCGGTAAGGCGTTGAAAGGCCGCCGCGAGAGCGCCATTATAGCCACTAAGTGCGGATTGCGCTCGGATTCCGCAGAGGGGGAGTTCCACTTTCGTGCGACCGTCCAGGGAATGGGCGACGTGGAAGTGTACCGGAACCTGCGTCCCGATTCCATCCGCTTGGAGTGCGAGCGCAGTCTGGTCCGTCTGCAGACGGACTACATAGACCTGTATCAGTGTCACTGGCCGGATTCCACGACGCCCCTGGAGGATACAATGGAGGCGCTGCTGGATTTGCGCCAGCAGGGCAAGATCCGGGAGATCGGGGTCAGCAACTTCACTCCTGAGATGATGCGCCAGTGCCTGGCGGTGGGTCCCATCGCCAGTGACCAGCCCCGTTACAGCCTCCTTGACCGGTCCATCGAGAAAGACGTCCTGCCGTATTGCCGGGAAAACGGCATTGGGGTTATCGTCTACAGCCCCATTGCCCAGGGACTGCTTACGGGCAGGGTGACGCCGGACCGGGAGTTTCCTCCCGGGGATCTGCGGGCCTCTCATCCAAGGTTCACTCCGGAAAATCGCCGGAAGGTGTTGGATGCTCTTGGGCAGGTCCGGCCTATCGCAGAGAGTCACGGCTGCACGTTCGGCCAACTGGCCATAGCGTGGGTGGTGCATCAGCCGGGGGTGACATCGGCCATCGCCGGAGCCCGCACCGCGGATCAGGCGCGGGAGAATGCGGCGGCCGCCGATATCCGGCTCTCCCCGGAGGAACTGCAGCAGATCACCCGGGTTTTCGAAGGGCTGGAGCTCAGCTGA
- a CDS encoding twitching motility protein PilT, producing the protein MIDIRELLDKMIDMGGSDLHILVGEPPTVRLHGGLHRMQEYGDLTPEMTDQLMRQIAPQRAREELKEVQGSDFGFSYGDKARFRVSIFIQKATVAINLRLIPYKLLSFEEIGIPKAAKELLMRPRGLILVVGPTGSGKTTTLATMLDYINEKRQAHIITIEDPIEYYHTHKTSVITQREVGRDVPDFATGVIKALRQDPDVILVGEMRDLATIQAAITAAETGHLVFSTLHTTGAARTVDRIVDVFPFDQQEQIRTQLSGNLIAVISQLLLPRLDGQGRVAAFELMIATPAIQHMIREKKTHSIFSAIQTGQHLGMISLDMFLFELWAHRKISYEEMLRVAEKPDELEEKARVLIAQAQAKGGKVSPQDIQAVQAAGARPAPPQQEGGAPAQGQRPGGH; encoded by the coding sequence ATGATCGACATCAGGGAGCTTCTGGACAAGATGATCGATATGGGGGGATCGGACCTCCATATCCTGGTGGGCGAGCCGCCGACCGTCCGCCTGCACGGCGGACTTCACCGCATGCAAGAGTACGGCGATCTGACGCCCGAGATGACCGACCAGCTGATGCGCCAGATCGCCCCCCAGCGGGCGAGGGAAGAGCTGAAAGAGGTCCAGGGGTCTGACTTCGGGTTCAGTTACGGCGACAAGGCCCGGTTCCGCGTGAGCATCTTCATCCAGAAAGCGACGGTGGCCATCAACCTCCGCCTGATCCCCTACAAACTGCTCAGCTTTGAGGAGATCGGCATTCCGAAGGCCGCCAAGGAGCTTCTGATGCGCCCCCGCGGCCTCATCCTGGTGGTAGGCCCCACGGGTTCCGGCAAGACCACCACGCTGGCCACGATGCTCGACTACATCAACGAGAAGCGTCAGGCCCACATCATCACCATCGAAGACCCGATCGAATACTATCATACGCACAAGACCTCCGTCATCACGCAGCGAGAAGTCGGGCGCGACGTGCCGGACTTCGCCACCGGCGTGATCAAGGCCCTGCGCCAGGACCCGGACGTAATCCTGGTGGGAGAGATGCGGGACCTGGCCACCATCCAGGCTGCCATCACCGCGGCGGAGACCGGCCACCTGGTCTTCTCCACCCTTCACACCACGGGGGCTGCCCGCACGGTGGACCGTATCGTGGACGTCTTCCCGTTCGACCAGCAAGAGCAGATCCGCACGCAGCTTTCGGGCAACCTGATCGCGGTCATCTCCCAGCTTCTGCTTCCGCGATTGGACGGGCAGGGCCGCGTGGCCGCCTTCGAGCTGATGATCGCCACACCCGCAATCCAGCACATGATCCGTGAGAAGAAGACCCACAGCATCTTCTCCGCCATCCAAACAGGACAGCACCTGGGGATGATCAGCCTTGACATGTTCCTTTTCGAGCTGTGGGCGCACAGAAAGATCTCCTACGAGGAGATGCTCCGAGTGGCGGAGAAGCCGGACGAGCTGGAGGAGAAAGCGCGGGTGCTGATCGCTCAGGCACAGGCGAAAGGCGGGAAGGTCTCGCCGCAGGACATTCAGGCCGTTCAGGCCGCGGGAGCGAGGCCTGCTCCTCCTCAGCAGGAGGGAGGAGCCCCGGCACAGGGCCAGCGTCCGGGAGGGCATTGA